The genomic interval GGTAATACCTGTGGGCTCGCTTAAGACAAACAAGCCAGAGCCATGGCCTCTTGTAGGGTTAGAGGTTGGGCGGATGGTTGCTGAGGGAAAGGCTGACTGGGGTGTTGTTGTATGTTATACAGGAACTGGGGTCTCGATTGCTGCTAACAAGGTTAGGGGTGTGAGGGCAGCGCTATGCAACGATGCTCAGACAGCTAGGGGTGCCAGGCTTTGGAATGATGCTAATGTCCTTGCCCTCAGCGGTAGGCTTGTTTCTGAGGAGGTTGCTAAGGAGATAATCGAGGCGTGGATATCAACAACGGAGATAGATCCCTCTGAAAAGGGGAATATAGAATTTCTAAAAAAGATCGATGAAGGCGGTATACCCTCTGGTGAAGAAGTTTCTCAGAAATAGTGGGAGAGCTCTAAGCTATATTAACCATTTTTTATAGTATGTAGATGTTGAAAAATGGATAAACAAGGGCTACATATTCCTATAAGATGCTAGGATCTTATATTTGGATCTTTTAAAGCGTGTCCCGTTAATACTATAGCGATGCTAGAATCGGGATCTATGAGGCCCTCATTAACAATCTTTATGAGGCCTGCTAAAGATGCTGCACTAGCCGGCTCACACCCGATCCCCTCGAGCCTTGCGAGAAGCCCTTGGGAAGCTAAGATCTCATCGTCATCAACGATCACGAAGAAGCCCCCTGTCTCTCTAACAGCTTTAAAAGCTTTTAGCCAGTTAGCTGGTTTTCCAATCCTTATCGCAGTTGCAATTGTTTCGGGTTTTTCAAAAGGTTCTATAGCCTTTCCACCATAGACCCACCCTCTAGCTATTGGCGATGCCCCTCTAGCCTGAACCCCAATTATTCTTGGCATTCTACCTATCAATCCTATATCGCGGGCTTCTTTGAAGCCTTTGTAGAGGGCATATATATTTCCTCCATTTCCAACCGGTAGGATCACTAGATCAACTTCCCCTAGATCCTCAGCTATTTCATAGGCAGCGGTTTTCTGCCCCTCAAGCCTCCATGGGTTTATAGAATTTAGTGGATATAGCATGTCTTTTCCGGATAGCTCTTCAAATACATTTAATAAGGCATCGTCAAAGGATCCATCTATATATATTGTTCTAGCACCATGTAGCATGCTTTGAAACAGCTTTCCATTAGCTACATAGCCCTTGGGAAGGACAACTGTGACCCTAGCCCCGGCTCTTGCGCCATATGCTGCTGCTGATGCAGCCGTATTCCCTGTGCTAGCTACTATAAACTCTTTAAAGCCATAATGAGTTGCGAGGCTCACAGCAAGACTCATACCTCTATCCTTGAAGCTTCCAGTAGGGTTCATACCCTCTATCTTTGCATATATCTCTCTAACCCCTAGAACCCTGCTTATCGTTTTCAACCTTATAGCAGGGGTTGCCCCTTCTCCCAGCGTTATCGGCTCGATCTGGTCGCCCATTGGGAGTGCTCTTCTATATCTCCACATGCTTCTAATATTATAGAACTCGGATCTAGATATGTTGGAGACATCCATTAAAACCTCTAGAGGTCCTCCACAGAAGCTGCAGAATGTAGCCCTAACACTAGATATATTCTCCCTATTACATATGAGGCATTTTAGAACAACCCTTTTATCCCTTATCTCTAGCCCCATGTATTTCGAGCCCTGATTTCCATCATAACCACCATAAATGCTGGGTGGAGCTCTCTTATAAGCCTTACCGTAT from Sulfolobales archaeon carries:
- the thrC gene encoding threonine synthase, producing MGLEIRDKRVVLKCLICNRENISSVRATFCSFCGGPLEVLMDVSNISRSEFYNIRSMWRYRRALPMGDQIEPITLGEGATPAIRLKTISRVLGVREIYAKIEGMNPTGSFKDRGMSLAVSLATHYGFKEFIVASTGNTAASAAAYGARAGARVTVVLPKGYVANGKLFQSMLHGARTIYIDGSFDDALLNVFEELSGKDMLYPLNSINPWRLEGQKTAAYEIAEDLGEVDLVILPVGNGGNIYALYKGFKEARDIGLIGRMPRIIGVQARGASPIARGWVYGGKAIEPFEKPETIATAIRIGKPANWLKAFKAVRETGGFFVIVDDDEILASQGLLARLEGIGCEPASAASLAGLIKIVNEGLIDPDSSIAIVLTGHALKDPNIRS
- a CDS encoding RpiB/LacA/LacB family sugar-phosphate isomerase, with product MVGSDDLYPAARFVFEYLKKKGFEVIPVGSLKTNKPEPWPLVGLEVGRMVAEGKADWGVVVCYTGTGVSIAANKVRGVRAALCNDAQTARGARLWNDANVLALSGRLVSEEVAKEIIEAWISTTEIDPSEKGNIEFLKKIDEGGIPSGEEVSQK